The Spirochaetaceae bacterium genomic sequence CCCAGTGCGAGCCGAGCGTCGCGTCGGGCACCAGGTTGGTGCTGATCGGAATGAAGCCGCGCTCGCCGGCGGTGTGGGCGGCGCGCGAGCCCGCCTTGATCACGCTCATGGCGATCGGCGGGTGCGGCTTCTGATAGGGCCGCAGCATCACCCCGACGCCCAGCTCGCGGTCAGGCTCGTCCGCCCGCACGTGCCAGAACCGCCCGCGGAAGTCGAACGGCGCCTCGCTCTGCCACAGCTTCATCACCAGGTCCATCCCTTCGAGCGTCATCAGTCCCTGGGTGCCGGGGTCGGGCAGGTCGAACAGCTCCCAGTCGGTGGGCACGCCGCTCTGCCCGAAGCCGACGTTGATGCGCCCGCGCGACAGGTGGTCGAGAAACGCCAGCCGCACCGCGACGTTGACCGGGTGATGGTGGGGAATGATCGACACGCCCGTGCCCAGGCGGATGGTCGACGTGCGCGGCAGCAGGTTGGCGATGAACAGGTCGTTGGACGGGATCGGCTCCCACGCCACCGAGTGGTGCTGCCCGATCCACGCCTCGGTGAAGCCGAGCGCCTCCGCCCGCACCACCTGGTCGATATCTTCGTCGAAGCACGCGGTGCGGTCCTTGGCCGGCGGGTGCAGCGGCATCATGAACATGCCCAGCTTCATGGCGGTCAATATACGTCAGATCATCGAACGTTCAAGCAGCCGCGAGGCGCCGCGGGCCAGCATTCGAGGTTGCCGGCTGCGGCGCCCGGCGCGGCGGCGATCAGCGGGTTGGAGCGGGAACGCTCATCGGCAGGTGCGGCGGTGCGGTCGGCTCCAGCTTGACCCGGTAGTGTTCGAGCAGGCGCTGCAACTGGTGGTCCCCCTGCAGCCAGCGGAAGTCGTATTCGTCGTGGCGGCCGACCACCTGCAGGTCATGCAGGTAGTCCAGCGCCAGCTCGCCGCAGGTGCCGCCCTCGGGCACCGCCGCCTCCGGCTCCGCGGCCAGGTAGGACAGCAGGTCGTCCAGGCAGCGCAGCGCCTCCTCTCGTACCCGGAGCCGCGAGAAGGCGATCACCAGGTACTGCAGCGCCACGTAGCGGAAAGGATCGGTGCGGATGGAAAGTGTATTCATCTGGCCCTCCACTCCTTTCAATGGCGCCCGCTCGCTGGCGCTTTCCCACGCCTCTGCCGCGAGTCTCCCAGTTATTGACAGCGTCGGCAGAAATCGTTATCAATATGAGTCGCGGGCGGCGCACGCCGTGGCCCCGTCATTCCCCTGTAGCTCAGTTG encodes the following:
- a CDS encoding LLM class flavin-dependent oxidoreductase translates to MKLGMFMMPLHPPAKDRTACFDEDIDQVVRAEALGFTEAWIGQHHSVAWEPIPSNDLFIANLLPRTSTIRLGTGVSIIPHHHPVNVAVRLAFLDHLSRGRINVGFGQSGVPTDWELFDLPDPGTQGLMTLEGMDLVMKLWQSEAPFDFRGRFWHVRADEPDRELGVGVMLRPYQKPHPPIAMSVIKAGSRAAHTAGERGFIPISTNLVPDATLGSHWDTYCGGAAAAGRPVPDRAMWRVARSIFVADSDTEAWDHARAGSFAASLDYLIKILTAGGVLQVMKERPDQPDEEITVEYAMSKLCIIGNAATCSERLRALQEATGGFGTLLMIAHDWDDRARWTRSLELLARTVVPAVAAVSPVAAHGD